One part of the Anguilla anguilla isolate fAngAng1 chromosome 11, fAngAng1.pri, whole genome shotgun sequence genome encodes these proteins:
- the slc6a17 gene encoding sodium-dependent neutral amino acid transporter SLC6A17: MPKNSKVTQREHSNEHVTESVADLLALEEPMDYKSSVMNVGGAAGGPALKVKEPDDTPDDGDGRPAWNSKLQYILAQVGFSVGLGNVWRFPYLCQKNGGGAYLVPYFILLILIGIPLFFLELAVGQRIRRGSIGVWNYVCPRLGGIGVSSLMVCGFVGLYYNVIIGWSIFYFFQSFQYPLPWSECPIRRNGTQAIVEPECDKSSATTYFWYRQTLNITSTIADSGGLNWRMTLSLLAAWVIVCLAVIKGIQSSGKVMYFSSLFPYVVLFCFLVRGLLLKGAVDGIAHMFTPKLEKMLEPQVWREAATQVFFALGLGFGGVIAFSSYNKRDNNCHFDAMLVSVINFITSILATLVVFAVLGFKANIMNEKCVVENAEKILGYLNSNVLSHDLIPPHVNFSHLSTPDYAEMYGVIKTVRQDDFAKLGLDPCLLEDELNKAVQGTGLAFIAFTEAMTHFPASPFWSVMFFFMLINLGLGSMIGTMEGITSPILDTFKVRKEILTVCCCITAFLLGLLFVQRSGNYFVTMFDDYSAGLPLTIVVILENISVAWIYGTKRFMQDLEDMLGFRPYRFYFYMWKYVSPLCLLVLIGATVIEMAISPPGYNAWVQDLGAEQFKSYPPWALAMCFALIIVAMLPLPIVFIARQFNLMSDGSNKLSVSYRKGCMMKDMSNLEEHDETRFILSKNPSETPSPMPTHRSYLGPGSTSPLEPANLAPTGRYGTGYQNATTPESEL; this comes from the exons ATGCCGAAGAACAGCAAGGTGACCCAGCGCGAGCACAGCAATGAGCACGTCACCGAGTCGGTGGCCGACCTCCTGGCCCTGGAGGAGCCCATGGACTACAAGAGCAGCGTGATGAACGTGGGCGGGGCCGCCGGGGGCCCCGCCCTCAAGGTGAAGGAGCCCGACGACACGCCCGACGACGGCGACGGCCGCCCGGCCTGGAACAGCAAGCTGCAGTACATCCTGGCCCAGGTGGGCTTCTCCGTGGGCCTGGGCAACGTGTGGCGCTTCCCCTACCTGTGCCAGAAAAACGGCGGag gaGCGTACCTGGTGCCGTACttcatcctcctcatcctcatcggGATCCCGCTCTTCTTCCTGGAGCTGGCCGTGGGCCAGCGGATCCGACGCGGGAGCATCGGCGTGTGGAACTACGTCTGCCCGCGGCTGGGCGGGATCGGGGTGTCCAGCCTGATG GTGTGTGGCTTTGTGGGGCTCTACTACAATGTCATCATTGGGTGGAGCATCTTCTACTTCTTCCAGTCCTTCCAGTACCCACTGCCCTGGAGCGAGTGTCCAATCAGGAGGAACGGAACACAGGCCA TCGTGGAGCCGGAGTGCGACAAGAGCTCGGCGACGACGTACTTCTGGTACCGCCAGACGCTGAACATCACCAGCACCATCGCCGACAGCGGCGGCCTCAACTGGAGGATGACCCTGTCCCTGCTGGCCGCCTGGGTCATCGTCTGCCTGGCCGTCATCAAGGGCATCCAGTCCTCCGGCAAG GTGATGTACTTCAGCTCTCTCTTCCCCTACGTGGTGCTCTTCTGCTTCCTGGTTCGGGGGCTTCTGCTGAAGGGGGCAGTGGATGGCATTGCTCACATGTTCACCCCCAAG ctggagaagatgctggagccGCAGGTGTGGAGGGAGGCCGCCACGCAGGTGTTCTTCGCCCTGGGCCTCGGGTTCGGGGGGGTCATCGCCTTCTCCAGCTACAACAAGCGCGACAACAACTGCCACTTCGACGCCATGCTGGTCTCCGTCATCAACTTCATCACCTCCATACTCGCCACCCTGGTGGTGTTCGCCGTGCTCGGCTTCAAGGCCAACATCATGAACGAGAAGTGCGTCGTCGA GAACGCGGAGAAGATCCTGGGGTACCTGAACTCCAACGTGCTGAGCCACGACCTCATCCCCCCGCACGTGAACTTCTCGCACCTGTCCACCCCGGACTACGCGGAGATGTACGGCGTGATAAAGACGGTGCGGCAGGACGACTTCGCCAAGCTGGGCCTGGACCCCTGCCTGCTCGAGGACGAGCTCAACAAG GCGGTGCAGGGGACAGGTCTGGCCTTCATAGCCTTCACAGAGGCCATGACCCACTTCCCCGCCTCCCCATTCTGGTCCGTCATGTTCTTCTTCATGCTCATCAACCTGGGCCTGGGCAGCATGATCGGCACCATGGAGGGCATCACCTCACCTATCCTGGACACCTTCAAAGTCCGCAAGGAGATTTTAACAG tgtgCTGCTGCATCACGGCGTTTCTCTTAGGCCTCCTCTTCGTGCAGCGGTCAGGGAACTACTTTGTCACCATGTTTGACGACTACTCTGCCGGCCTTCCGCTCACCATCGTGGTCATCCTGGAGAACATCTCAGTGGCCTGGATCTACGGCACCAAGAG GTTCATGCAGGACCTGGAGGACATGCTGGGCTTCCGGCCGTATCGCTTCTACTTCTACATGTGGAAGTACGTGTCTCCGCTGTGCCTGCTCGTGCTCATCGGCGCCACCGTCATCGAGATGGCCATCAGCCCGCCGGGCTACAACGCCTGGGTGCAGGACCTG GGTGCGGAGCAGTTCAAGAGCTACCCGCCGTGGGCGCTGGCCATGTGCTTCGCCCTCATCATCGTGGCCATGCTGCCCCTGCCCATCGTCTTCATCGCCCGCCAGTTCAACCTGATGTCGGACGGCTCCAACAAGCTGTCGGTGTCCTACCGGAAGGGCTGCATGATGAAGGACATGTCCAACCTGGAGGAGCACGACGAGACGCGCTTCATCCTGAGCAAGAACCCCAGCGAGACGCCCTCCCCCATGCCCACCCACCGGTCCTACCTGGGCCCCGGGAGCACCTCCCCCCTGGAGCCTGCAAACCTCGCCCCCACCGGCCGCTACGGCACCGGCTACCAGAACGCCACCACGCCAGAGTCCGAGCTATGA